One region of Paenibacillus antri genomic DNA includes:
- a CDS encoding DoxX family protein, producing the protein MTKTAVVSVMMRVAMGIIFLFHGVAKFQMGLGNVDAWFSSIGIPGFLAYFVAALELAGGILLIIGLFTRYVSALFVVMLIGAIVTTKLSLGLLGDGQMAGYELDLGFILVSLYLAVATESSSLSMDRLIMNKRTA; encoded by the coding sequence ATGACAAAGACGGCAGTCGTTTCGGTAATGATGCGTGTGGCGATGGGGATTATCTTTTTATTTCACGGGGTAGCGAAGTTTCAAATGGGCTTAGGCAACGTTGACGCATGGTTCAGTTCGATCGGGATTCCGGGATTTTTAGCTTACTTCGTGGCGGCGCTCGAGCTTGCGGGCGGCATCCTGTTGATCATCGGTTTGTTTACTCGTTATGTATCGGCTTTGTTCGTCGTCATGCTGATCGGCGCGATTGTAACGACGAAGCTTTCGTTGGGACTTCTTGGCGACGGTCAAATGGCGGGTTACGAACTGGATCTCGGTTTTATTTTGGTTTCGCTGTACCTTGCGGTCGCAACGGAGTCGTCGTCGCTCTCGATGGACCGTCTTATTATGAACAAGCGTACCGCATAA
- a CDS encoding alpha/beta hydrolase gives MNSVYEYDVHLPAKMDPEKRYPVVFTLHGKGSNERNMFGFVAPLADNFIIIGIRGNLPLGAGYQYYDLKSLGNPVREMFDEAVKQLEAFIQYATDRYPIDPDRRYLLGFSQGAILSMTLALTMGDRLKGIVALNGYVPDFVKAEYPLRSVGDVSVFVSHGEYDSVFPVRIGHETAAYFKELTPRLTFRLYPTDHGVSEENQFDVLQWLKEDAK, from the coding sequence ATGAACTCGGTTTACGAATATGACGTACACTTGCCGGCCAAGATGGACCCGGAGAAGAGATATCCGGTCGTGTTTACGCTGCATGGCAAAGGCTCCAACGAAAGAAACATGTTCGGCTTCGTCGCTCCTTTAGCCGATAATTTCATCATCATAGGCATTCGCGGAAATCTGCCGCTCGGCGCGGGGTATCAGTATTACGATTTGAAAAGCCTGGGCAATCCCGTTCGGGAAATGTTCGACGAAGCGGTAAAACAGCTCGAAGCTTTCATCCAGTACGCGACGGATCGGTATCCGATCGACCCGGACCGACGTTACTTGCTCGGTTTCAGCCAAGGCGCGATTCTATCCATGACGCTTGCGCTTACGATGGGGGATCGGCTCAAAGGAATCGTTGCGCTGAACGGGTATGTTCCTGATTTCGTGAAGGCGGAGTATCCGCTGCGCAGCGTCGGCGACGTCTCCGTATTTGTTTCGCACGGGGAGTACGATTCCGTATTCCCGGTTCGGATCGGCCACGAGACGGCGGCATACTTTAAGGAGCTTACGCCGCGGCTGACGTTCCGGTTGTACCCGACCGACCATGGCGTGTCGGAAGAAAATCAGTTCGATGTATTACAATGGCTTAAGGAAGATGCGAAATGA
- a CDS encoding GMC family oxidoreductase, translating to MLQRKYGDEEADVVIVGAGTAGGILSKELAEAGMKVVLLEAGPLYDPQDDFASDELAMTRLGWQETRIVDGKDPLQMGHNNSGRGVGGGSLHWTGVALRFHDADFNARTLDGVADNWPINYWDLEPYYDRIEKEIAVSGPKYFPWGNFHGPYPYPEREPLSPNAYMFRNGCDKLGIRSVVSPLAILSAPFEGRPPCINRGFCNQGCMPNSKYSSLIVHIPKALKAGLELLPDCMVTGIDMGKDGRAQGVTFLHKGKTYRQRAKLVILSAFVVETPRLLLNSATPQFPDGLANSSGWVGKAVMTHSSYDVYGRFDHEIRLYKGTPVLATTQDFYRTDPGQDFVRGYTLHAHGSRPVSFAKAISQHQGGTLWGEELRRTMLDYNHYGRVTMVGEVLPNPDNHVALTDEKDEYGLPRAKVTFSYGDNDKKLIDHAVGKMKSIIEAEGGVPEFVVSDSAHLMGGCRMGEDPDTSVVNSYGQTHDIPNLFVCDASIFVTSGGGNPTETVMALALRTADHIKEKAGKNEL from the coding sequence ATGCTTCAACGTAAGTACGGAGACGAGGAAGCGGATGTCGTGATCGTCGGCGCCGGGACTGCCGGCGGCATCCTCTCGAAAGAATTGGCCGAAGCCGGAATGAAGGTCGTTCTTTTAGAAGCAGGGCCGTTATACGATCCTCAGGATGACTTTGCGAGCGACGAGTTGGCAATGACCAGACTGGGGTGGCAGGAAACAAGAATCGTAGACGGGAAAGACCCGCTCCAAATGGGTCATAACAACTCCGGCCGCGGCGTAGGCGGGGGAAGCTTGCATTGGACAGGGGTCGCGCTTCGGTTTCATGACGCAGATTTCAATGCCCGCACGCTGGATGGAGTCGCGGACAATTGGCCGATCAATTATTGGGACTTGGAGCCGTATTACGATCGAATCGAGAAGGAAATCGCTGTATCCGGACCCAAGTATTTTCCGTGGGGGAACTTTCATGGGCCTTACCCATATCCGGAGAGGGAACCGTTAAGTCCGAATGCGTACATGTTCCGAAACGGCTGCGATAAATTAGGCATCCGGAGCGTAGTCTCGCCGTTGGCGATTTTATCCGCCCCGTTCGAAGGACGTCCTCCGTGCATCAATCGGGGGTTCTGCAATCAAGGGTGCATGCCGAATTCGAAATACAGCTCATTGATCGTCCATATCCCTAAGGCGTTAAAGGCCGGCTTAGAGCTGCTTCCGGATTGTATGGTAACCGGCATCGATATGGGTAAGGACGGCAGAGCGCAAGGGGTAACCTTCTTACATAAGGGAAAGACATACCGTCAACGGGCCAAGCTTGTGATCTTGTCGGCCTTCGTTGTGGAAACGCCCAGACTGTTACTTAATTCGGCTACGCCTCAATTTCCTGACGGATTGGCCAACAGCAGCGGTTGGGTAGGAAAAGCGGTAATGACGCACAGCAGTTACGACGTGTATGGTCGATTCGATCACGAAATCCGCTTGTACAAAGGTACGCCTGTCCTAGCCACTACGCAAGACTTCTACCGGACGGATCCCGGGCAAGATTTCGTCAGGGGTTATACACTGCATGCTCATGGCTCGCGCCCCGTCTCTTTCGCCAAAGCGATTTCCCAACACCAAGGAGGAACGTTGTGGGGAGAGGAGCTTCGCAGGACGATGCTGGATTATAATCACTATGGCCGGGTCACGATGGTCGGAGAGGTGCTTCCAAACCCAGATAATCATGTCGCGTTAACGGATGAAAAGGATGAATACGGCTTGCCGAGAGCGAAGGTAACCTTCAGCTATGGCGATAACGACAAGAAGCTCATTGATCATGCGGTTGGGAAAATGAAGTCCATCATTGAAGCCGAGGGAGGAGTGCCGGAATTCGTCGTATCCGACTCCGCTCACCTCATGGGGGGATGTAGAATGGGGGAGGACCCGGACACTTCGGTCGTCAATTCTTATGGACAAACGCACGACATTCCGAACCTATTCGTATGCGATGCGAGCATCTTCGTCACGTCGGGCGGCGGGAACCCTACGGAAACGGTAATGGCGCTTGCATTACGGACGGCTGACCATATCAAGGAAAAAGCGGGCAAGAACGAACTGTAG
- a CDS encoding helix-turn-helix domain-containing protein, with amino-acid sequence MDIGSTIRAIRKRKNITIAQICEETGLSQGFMSQMENNKTSPSIATLESIAKALKVPLAYLLLKKEDRMRIVRKEERRMTTSGSEQLKVEHLGSTKNVRMMLVEFPPGTSTGDEPHAHEGEEVHVVMKGRIYAEQGEDAAEFEEGDSFSWNACTPHLVRNIGEDTAVVLISIYTEDESARDLL; translated from the coding sequence ATGGATATCGGCTCTACCATACGCGCGATCCGAAAGCGAAAAAATATCACCATCGCCCAAATATGCGAAGAAACCGGCTTGTCCCAAGGCTTTATGAGCCAGATGGAAAACAACAAAACCTCTCCCTCGATCGCGACGCTGGAGAGCATCGCCAAGGCGTTGAAAGTGCCTTTGGCTTATTTGCTGTTGAAGAAAGAGGACCGCATGAGGATTGTGCGAAAAGAGGAACGTAGAATGACGACCAGCGGTTCCGAGCAATTAAAAGTGGAACACTTGGGCTCGACGAAGAACGTTCGCATGATGCTGGTCGAGTTCCCTCCCGGGACTTCGACGGGAGACGAGCCGCATGCGCATGAGGGCGAGGAGGTCCATGTCGTGATGAAGGGAAGAATCTACGCGGAACAAGGCGAAGACGCGGCGGAATTCGAAGAAGGCGATTCGTTCAGCTGGAACGCGTGCACCCCCCACTTGGTCCGGAACATCGGCGAGGATACGGCCGTCGTGCTCATATCCATCTACACCGAGGACGAAAGCGCACGCGATCTTCTCTAA